A region of the Bacteroidota bacterium genome:
TTGATATTGGAAGGGATATTAAAAGTATAAGCGGAGCTACAATTTCTTCGCGCTCCGTTACTGGGGGTGTGAAAAACGTTATAAGAATTTTTGAAATTATTAGACCATCACTGAACCAATAAACAATGCTTAACAATTTTTCTTTACGACAATCAGATTTTAATCTGAAGATTCTGATCACAGCCTTCCTGATTCTTCTAACCTTTGGCTACAGTATCGGTTTGCTTTTAGTTGAACATAAAACAGCGCTCACACCAAGCGGCATTACTGAAGAATACAAAGGCACGAACGAAGACTCGCAAGCGGAAGTTATCAAATATTCTCGAAGTAAAAACGAGATGTACATATTTTTACATAACCATATAACTTCGCTTTCGGTAATATTTTTCGTAATCGGATTTATTTTTTATTTCAGCTCGATTGCATCAAATCAGCTTAAAACATTTTTAATACTCGAACCTTTTATGAGCATAGCAATTACATTTTCCGGAATATGGCTTTTGTGGGAAACATCACAATTGTTCTCTTGGCTTGTATTGATATCTGGAATTTTGATGGGTTTATCATACGCAGCAATGGTTATTTTAATACTCATTGAATTATGGATTCCAAAAAGAAAATAAATATTTTTAACAGACGGGATTTTCTGAAGTTAAGCGGGATTCTTATAGCGGGAAAATTAATCCTTCCTTCTAAAATATTTTCCGCAATAAAACAGCCATCGAAGGTTTTACGGTCAACATTCACAATGGGTAGCATTGTAACAGTGGAAGCACACTGCGACGATAAAGTTTTGTGTAACCTTGCAATCAACGAAGCTTTCAACGAAATGAAAACCATCGATAAATTGATGAGTGTGTTTGATGATTCAAGTCAAGTTTCGCTCATTAATAATTTCGCTAACAGTGAAGCTGTTAAGGTTGATTCACGAATTATCGAGTTAATAAAGTATGCACAAGATATTTCACAACGAACAGATGGAAATTTTGATATAACTGTTGAACCGTTGATGCAACTTTACGGCTTTAGAAGCGATGATGAGATAAATGAGATACCTTCAGATAAAAAGTTGAATGAAGTCCTTTCCGCTGTTGGAATGGAAAACATTGTGATTAATGAAAATGAATCATCTGTATTCCTAAACAATTCCAAAACTAAAATTGATTTCGGCGGCGTAGCAGTGGGTTATGCAATGGATAGAGCGGTTTCTATTTTAAAATCTTACGGTATCGAGTCAGCATTCATCAACCACAGCGGCGATATTTTCGCAATCGGTTCTCCTCCGGAAGAAGCAGCCTGGAAAATTGGTGTCATTGACCCAACTAAACAAAACGATATAGTTACTACTATTAATCTAAAAGATGAAGCTCTTGCAACATCGGGCAACTACAGTAACTTCGTAAAAATAGATAGTAGAAGGGTTGGTCACATATTAAATCCTAAAAAAGGTATGCTTGATGAAAATTTTTTAAATTTTTCTATAACTGCCCCAAAAACTATTGAAGCCGATGCTCTTACTACAGGACTTTTTGTTTTTGATATTGAAAAAGCCAATTCTTTTTTTAAGTTGAACGAAAATCTGAAATACATTGCGGTTTTGAGGGATTGTAATATCGTAAAGAATTATTAACATTTCGCAATACCAAAAAAAAATCTCTTGACTATTATCTAAATTTATTTTATAATTGCATCAACATTTTTTAAAAATAATTATGAGCGAAGATAAAGCATCAATCATTACAGAAGAAGAAGTTTACGAAGCACTCAGAGAGTGCTACGATCCGGAAATACCAGTGAACGTAGTTGACTTAGGCTTGATCTACGATGTGAAAATAATAGATGATTGGGTTGGTATTAAAATGACGTTGACTGCACCGGGATGTCCTGCCCACACATGGATTTCTCAAAACATCCGCAACCGGATATTGCAAATGCCTGGAATTAAAGACGCCGATGTCAGGATTGTTTGGGAACCTTTATGGAACCCCAGCTTAATGTCGGAAGATGATAAGAAAATTTTAGGAATGCCTTAAATTAAATCAAGCCCGATGGATCCCATTTTTATGGGTGGGGATACGCTACCGCCTCCCAGCTATCTCTTAACAATTCGTCGGGCTTCCCCTTTTTCCCATCTTACGCACTGGGCCACCCAAAATTAATTTCGAATAATTTTAACAGTTGAACTTGCTCTTCATTTTTTATCAAAAGTCTTGTGTAGCTTGATTTTGAATAAGGCGTGGTGATGGTAAGAGCATAAATAGTCCTTAAAATGTCGATTGCTTTTTCGGGACTTAACTCTGAGGTTTTATTTTTAAGTTGTCGTTCCAGTTCTTTGTAAACAACACATGCTGCAAATGATACAAACGTGTGCTTCTATTCTGCGTTTTAAGTAATGGAAGACCGGACGTATGCGTAAATCTGTTTTGGATATGCGGAATGTTTTTTCAACCTGCCATAGCTGTTTGTATTGTGCTATTACTTCTCCGTCTAATTTTAAGTATTTGTTGTACCCTTTATGGGTTATATGTTTTTTTGTGAGTTTTTCTGCTGATAGTGATTTTTCAAGTTTCTTTAATCCACGTTTTCTGTTATACTCATCTTTTTTCGCTCTTTGTGCAGAATAACTGATGATCATTTTTTGTCCCTCTTGCTTCTGTAAAATAGCGCTTTGACCATCGTTTAATCTTAACGATAGTAATTGTGTTTTTAGTGATTCAGATTCGCTCTTTATTCGCGCTCCAACAATAAATTCATATTTCTTTTCAATTAGTTCTTTTATGTTTTGGTTTAACATCAATCCCGCATCAGCTACTACGACTAATTGTTCTATCTTATATTTTTTCTTGAATGTTTCAACAACAGAAAGCATCGTATGCCCCTCAAATTTATTCCCTTCAAAAATTTCATACCCCAGAGGGAACCCAGTAACATTTACCAACAAACCAAGTACGATTTGAGGTTGTTGATGTTTACCATCTTTGCTAAATCCCATCTTACGCAGTTCGTCTTCCTCTTCTGCTTCAAAATATAATGTGGTAACATCATAGAAGACAATAGTTGCGCCACCTTGCACAAGCTTCATTTGTTGCTGTTGTAGCTTATCTAAGTAACGATACACTTTATCAATATTAATACTGATTCCTTTGTACTTATAAAGATAATCAACTGTTTTTAGTTTGCTTACAGGGTATACTAAACGGGTGATCACCAAATGTCGGAACAACTCATCTTGTAATTTATTTAATCCAATTTGATCAAATATTTTACCCAATAATAGTTCGGGACCTATTAATTTGAATTCTTCTACCGAATTGAAAAATATATCTACTAATTCTTTTTCTTTATTGATTTCAAAATTGAATTGCTGTTGTCCGTGAAGTGTTTTTATCTCTTGCTTGGCTTGTTGATAAAGCTCGTCAACTATAGTGCTATCATCAGAGTTGCCGATAGTTTTGATAACTTTGTATTTACCTGAACTTTTGTCAATGATTTGAATACTGATTTTACCGCTTTTATTTTTCTTTTTCCGTACAAACATATTACAATATTACACACTGGGACACCCAAATTCAAGAAAAATATACGGTTTCTGGTAAAATTTCTAAAGATTTTTCGTTTCTGTTAAAAATGTGCGGAAGTCAGGAAAAATCTCTTGACTATTATCTAAATTTATTTTATAATTGTATCAACATTTTTTAAAAAAAATTATGGGCGAAGATAAAGCATCAATCGTTACAGAAGAAGAAGTTTACGAAGCACTCAGAGAGTGCTACGATCCGGAAATTCCTGTAAACGTAGTTGACTTAGGGTTGATTTACGATGTGAAAATAATTGATGATTGGGTTGGGGTGAAGATGACGTTAACAGCGCCTGGATGTCCTGCACACACATGGATATCTCAAAACATCCGCAACCGGATATTGCAAATGCCCGGCATCAAAGACGCCAATGTGAGGATTGTTTGGGAACCGTTATGGAATCCCAGCTTAATGTCGGAAGATGCTAAGAAAATTTTAGGAATGCCTTAATTTAAAAACAAGCCCGATGGATCCCATTTTTTGGGTGGGGATACGCTATCGCTATCCGGCTATCCCTTAACAATTCGTCGGGCTTCCCCTTTTTTATACATTGACTCTGAAAAATACAACATCCCCGTCCTCAATTGAATAATCCTTGCCGTGAATGTGTAGTAGCCCTTTCTCTCTTAATACCGCATCAGACCCAACCGCAATTAATTCTTTCAACTTTATTACTTCAGCTTTAATAAAACCTTTTTCAAAATCTGTATGAATTTTACCGGCTGCTTTTGGCGCTTTTGTTCCCTTCTTGACTGTCCACGCACGCAGCTCTTTTTCGTTGTGTGTGTAGAAAGTAATTAGATCCAACAACCAATATCCTTCCTTGATTACTTTATCCAAACTTGATTCAGAGATACCTAAATCTTTCAAAAATTTTTCCCGTTCATCATAATTTATATCAGCGATTTCAGCCTCCATTTCTCCGTCAACGACCATTACTTTAGATCCGCGATGAACTGCCAACTGTTCTACAATTTTTAGAAAGTCATTACCTTTTGTTAATCCATCTTCATCAACATTTGCAATAAACATAACCGGTTTTGCCGTTAACAGATGAAGATGACAAGCAAGCTCTTTTTCTTCATCATCTAAATTTAGCATTCTGGCAAGTTTGCCTCCAGCTAGATGATTTTTTAACTTCTGACAAACCTCAATTCCGTGTCTTATCTTCTTATCACCGGATTTTGATTGTCTTTCCAGTTCAGATAAGTTTTTTTGGATTGTTTCGATGTCTTTAAGTATCAGCTCTGTTTCAACAA
Encoded here:
- a CDS encoding IS1634 family transposase, whose amino-acid sequence is MFVRKKKNKSGKISIQIIDKSSGKYKVIKTIGNSDDSTIVDELYQQAKQEIKTLHGQQQFNFEINKEKELVDIFFNSVEEFKLIGPELLLGKIFDQIGLNKLQDELFRHLVITRLVYPVSKLKTVDYLYKYKGISINIDKVYRYLDKLQQQQMKLVQGGATIVFYDVTTLYFEAEEEDELRKMGFSKDGKHQQPQIVLGLLVNVTGFPLGYEIFEGNKFEGHTMLSVVETFKKKYKIEQLVVVADAGLMLNQNIKELIEKKYEFIVGARIKSESESLKTQLLSLRLNDGQSAILQKQEGQKMIISYSAQRAKKDEYNRKRGLKKLEKSLSAEKLTKKHITHKGYNKYLKLDGEVIAQYKQLWQVEKTFRISKTDLRIRPVFHYLKRRIEAHVCIICSMCCLQRTGTTT
- a CDS encoding FAD:protein FMN transferase, with translation MDSKKKINIFNRRDFLKLSGILIAGKLILPSKIFSAIKQPSKVLRSTFTMGSIVTVEAHCDDKVLCNLAINEAFNEMKTIDKLMSVFDDSSQVSLINNFANSEAVKVDSRIIELIKYAQDISQRTDGNFDITVEPLMQLYGFRSDDEINEIPSDKKLNEVLSAVGMENIVINENESSVFLNNSKTKIDFGGVAVGYAMDRAVSILKSYGIESAFINHSGDIFAIGSPPEEAAWKIGVIDPTKQNDIVTTINLKDEALATSGNYSNFVKIDSRRVGHILNPKKGMLDENFLNFSITAPKTIEADALTTGLFVFDIEKANSFFKLNENLKYIAVLRDCNIVKNY
- a CDS encoding metal-sulfur cluster assembly factor, translated to MGEDKASIVTEEEVYEALRECYDPEIPVNVVDLGLIYDVKIIDDWVGVKMTLTAPGCPAHTWISQNIRNRILQMPGIKDANVRIVWEPLWNPSLMSEDAKKILGMP
- the ychF gene encoding redox-regulated ATPase YchF, producing the protein MGFNCGIVGLPNVGKSTIFNAITSANSAVGNFPFTTKEPHSGVVTVPDERLTILAKIFKPPNIIPTTIEFVDIAGLVKGANKGEGLGNQFLAHIREVDAIAHVVRCFEGENVVHTYGSVDPKRDIEIVETELILKDIETIQKNLSELERQSKSGDKKIRHGIEVCQKLKNHLAGGKLARMLNLDDEEKELACHLHLLTAKPVMFIANVDEDGLTKGNDFLKIVEQLAVHRGSKVMVVDGEMEAEIADINYDEREKFLKDLGISESSLDKVIKEGYWLLDLITFYTHNEKELRAWTVKKGTKAPKAAGKIHTDFEKGFIKAEVIKLKELIAVGSDAVLREKGLLHIHGKDYSIEDGDVVFFRVNV
- a CDS encoding metal-sulfur cluster assembly factor, producing the protein MSEDKASIITEEEVYEALRECYDPEIPVNVVDLGLIYDVKIIDDWVGIKMTLTAPGCPAHTWISQNIRNRILQMPGIKDADVRIVWEPLWNPSLMSEDDKKILGMP